GGGCTGACCACGGCCGCGGTGCCGGCCCCGAAGATCTCGGTCACTTTCTGAAACTTGATGCCGTCCACCAGCTCGTCAATCGTCAGCTGCCGCTGCTCGGCCCGGATGCCGATGTCCTCGGCCAGTTTCAGCACAGACTTGCGGGTGATGCCGCTTAAAATGCTGCCGGAAAGGGGAGGGGTGACCAGCACGTTCTCGATCACAAAGAATATGTTCATGGCTCCCACTTCCTCAATATAGCGGTGGTCCTTGGCATCCAGCCAAAGAACCTGGCTGTAGCCCCGGTCCTTGGCCTGCTGGGAGGCCAGCATGCTGGCCGCGTAGTTGCCGCCGGTCTTGGCTTCGCCGGTGCCGCCCAGGGCCGCCCGGGTAAAGCTGTCCGAGACCCACAGTCCCACCGGGTTGAATCCCTCGGGGAAATAGGGACCGACAGGGGAGAGGATGATGTAGAACAGGTATTCGTCGGAGGCCTTGACCCCCAGCGCCGCCTCGGTGCCGATTACGGTGGGGCGGATGTAAAGGGAGCAGCCTTCGGCGGTGGGTATCCAGCGCTGTTCCAGTTTCACCAGCTCGCTGACGGCTTGGATTATGTCCTCCACCGGGATCTCCGGCATGCAGATCCGGCGCATGGAATTGTTCAGCCGCTTGGCGTTCTCGTCGGGGCGGAAAAGCAGGATCCTACCGTCCGGCGATTTATAGGCCTTCTGCCCCTCAAACACCTCCTGGCTGTAATGCAGAACATTGGCCGCCGGGTCCAGGTTCAGGGACTGGTAGGGTTTGATCTCGGGGTTGTGCCAGCCCAGCTTCCGGTTGTAGGGCATGGTGAACATATAATCGGTGAAGGTCCGGCCGAACTGGAGCTTTAAGGGGTCGGCATAAAGGGCTTTCAGTTTTTCCTTGGGCAGCAGGGTGGTTTGAATGTTCATTTTAATGCCTTAAAGATTATAGGTGAAATGATCGGTTAATTATAAAACTTAATCCATTAAATGTCAAACAAAAACGGGCGATTGTTTCACGTGAAACATTGCTTTAAAGGGAAACAAAAAGGGCACCCCAATTTTTTGGGATGCCCAAAATTGTTTCACGTGAAACAATAAGAGCTTATCCTCAAATAACAATTTGGGCATAAACGGCTGCAAACCTGCCATACTGCGTTACACTCGTTCACCGTATCTCTGCGGATACGCTTCATTCGCGTTCCTTGTCTGGCAGATTTTCGCACGTTTACGCTAACCCAAAGCTTATTTGAGGATAAACTCTAAAAACCGTATTCAAAGGTAGCCGAAAAAAGCAGCCGCGAAAAATCATAATAGGGGTCGTTGGAGGAATTGATCAGATAATTCCCGCC
The DNA window shown above is from bacterium and carries:
- a CDS encoding branched-chain amino acid aminotransferase, yielding MNIQTTLLPKEKLKALYADPLKLQFGRTFTDYMFTMPYNRKLGWHNPEIKPYQSLNLDPAANVLHYSQEVFEGQKAYKSPDGRILLFRPDENAKRLNNSMRRICMPEIPVEDIIQAVSELVKLEQRWIPTAEGCSLYIRPTVIGTEAALGVKASDEYLFYIILSPVGPYFPEGFNPVGLWVSDSFTRAALGGTGEAKTGGNYAASMLASQQAKDRGYSQVLWLDAKDHRYIEEVGAMNIFFVIENVLVTPPLSGSILSGITRKSVLKLAEDIGIRAEQRQLTIDELVDGIKFQKVTEIFGAGTAAVVSPVGKLSYKGQEYVVGKKAGPWSKKFFDTLTGIQTGKLPDKHGWVHQVK